The DNA segment CATAGAATTAGAATCCGGCGGGAAACTACCCGACTGTCGGATGAAATCCCATGTAATATTCTACGGTATTTCCGGCGAGGCTAATGTCGAAGTAAACGGGGAAAAGGCTGTATTGAAACAAGGCGATTGTCTGATCTCCGAACCGGGCGATTTCTCCCTAAAGTCGGAGAATGGTGTGAGAATCTTAGGTATCCAGATAAAATAAAAAGGAGTGTGAATGATGAAGACTATCTTGAGTTATATTTTCATCGGATTTGCCCTTTCTGTTTTTACATTCGGCTGTACTAACGGAAACGCGTCGTCTAAGGAAAAAAAAGAGACTAAAACGAACTCCTTCCTCGGAAAGGTGACCTTTATCGAACTCGGGGCCGCGACCTGTATGCCGTGTCAGGCGATGCAGAAGGTGATGCTCGAGATGGAGAAAAAATACTCCAATAGGATCAATATCGTATTCTATGACATTAACACAATCGCGGGCAAGCCGTACGCGTACCAGTACGGTATCCGTGTCATTCCCACGCAGGTATTTCTCGATACCAACGGGAACGAGTATTTCCGGCACGAAGGATATTTTTCTCTCGAGCAGGTATCGAGTATCCTGAAGCTGAAAGGCGTCGAGTAGTGGATTTCCTTACGGCTATTTTCGACGCGTTCAACGGCGCGTTCCAGTCCGCCCCGTTTATAGCGATAGCCGCCGCGTTCGGGTGGGGGATACTCAGCGTCCTCCTCAGCCCATGCCACCTGTCGAGCATCCCGCTCGCGATCGGGTATATCAACGGGCGGGGGAAAGTCGGGACGAAGCGGGCGTTTACTCTTGCGCTGATATTTTCGGCAGGCGTACTGATTACGATCGCGGCCATCGGCGTGATTACCGGGGCGCTCGGTGTGATGCTCGGGGATATCGGGAAGCCCGGCGGGATTATCGTCGCGGGGTTATTCATACTGATAGGCGTGTGGATGCTCGATCTCCTGCCGTTCCTGCGTATCCCTGCGGTCAGTCCCGATGTGAAGGGGAAAGGCGGGGTTGGCGCGCTGGTACTGGGCTTACTTTTCGGGCTGGCGCTCGGCCCATGCTCGTTCGGGTTTATGATGCCGCTCCTGCTGGTCGTGTTCAATTCGGTCAGCGCCGATCCGCTGTTATCCGCCGGCCTGTTATCCGCGTTCGCATTAGGGCACGCCGGGACAATCGTACTCGCGGGGACATTCGCCAACCACGTGCAGCGTTACCTGAACTGGAACGAAAAGTCGAAGGGCGCGCTGATATTCCGACGGGTGTGCGCGGCGCTGGTGATACTGACAGGGGTTTATCTCCTGATTACCGCGATCAGTAAGGCGTGACCCTGCATCTAACCGCCGGAGATTGACAAAATCTCATCATATGATAAACTGTGTAAAAAAGATAGGGGAATTGTATGCAACGGTTACTTTCCGTCTTATATATAATTGCCGCGTTCCTGACTGCATGCGCGGGTACGGCGGAGAAGGGTGACGATTATCCTGTACCGTCGCCGGAAAAAGTGACGATCAAGCTCGATATTGTCCGCGCTTTCGATATGAGACTTCCCGTTATCAGCGAGGCCGATTTTCAGCAGATACTGA comes from the Brevinematales bacterium genome and includes:
- a CDS encoding thioredoxin family protein, with amino-acid sequence MMKTILSYIFIGFALSVFTFGCTNGNASSKEKKETKTNSFLGKVTFIELGAATCMPCQAMQKVMLEMEKKYSNRINIVFYDINTIAGKPYAYQYGIRVIPTQVFLDTNGNEYFRHEGYFSLEQVSSILKLKGVE
- a CDS encoding cytochrome C biogenesis protein, producing the protein MFDAFNGAFQSAPFIAIAAAFGWGILSVLLSPCHLSSIPLAIGYINGRGKVGTKRAFTLALIFSAGVLITIAAIGVITGALGVMLGDIGKPGGIIVAGLFILIGVWMLDLLPFLRIPAVSPDVKGKGGVGALVLGLLFGLALGPCSFGFMMPLLLVVFNSVSADPLLSAGLLSAFALGHAGTIVLAGTFANHVQRYLNWNEKSKGALIFRRVCAALVILTGVYLLITAISKA